The Calditerrivibrio sp. genomic interval ATCTACAGTCAACGCAAATACAGACGATCCACAAACTAAAAAAAACAATAATATCAATCTCTTCATCTTCACACCATATAACCAGATTCTTAGAATAGGAAAAAGTTCATTAAACAACCCTAATATTGTAATGCGTTTTTTGCCTTAAATAGCCAAACTCTATCCCAAACAGCTTTTCACAGTACTTGCAGTATCTTGCCATTATATCGTATGAGTTGTTCTCCTCACTGATATGAGCAAAGTAAACCCTTTGGAGTTTGCTATGATAAAGCTCATGAACTACCTTTAAAGCATCCCTATTGGACAAATGCCCCTTGTTAGATAGGATTCTTTTCTTAAGATGCAGGGGATAGCTACCTTTTATCAGCAAATCATCTTCATAGTTAGATTCTAAAAATAATATATCTGACTTATCTATGGCAGATAATATATCTTTTGTCACAATACCGGTATCTGTAACAAAAGATATCTTGTAGTTATCAATAAAGAATGAATAACCAAACGAGGCAATGCTATCGTGACTTAAGGGGAATGGGTACGTAAGCCAACCTGGAAACTCATACATTACCCCCTCATCAATTAACTTTACATTGCCAATATCATAACCTGCATCGGATAGATGTTTTGCCACATCTAAGCAGCAGAATATGTCAGAGTTAAACAGAGCTTGATAGTACCGTAGCCCTTTAATGTGATCATGGTGTTCATGGGTTATAAAAAGATATATCTTCTTATCAACCAGCTTATCCTTTACCCTGACCAAATCCCTTTTATTTACTCCGATATCTATGAAAACACCATAATTATCATTTGTAATTAAGTAACAGTTACCTGAACTTCCAGAGGAAATAACATCAATTTCGAGCATTGTTTTATAATATATATCTTTTTAAAAAAATAAAGGGAAATGTTTGTAAAAGAAAAAAGGTGGGTGAACCCACCTTATACTGTTACTTTTATAGTACGACCAGCCCTTAACTTCTGAATTATCACCACAGAAAAGAACAACAACACCCCCACAGGGTACATATAGTATCTATAGCTATGGTCGATCTCTAAAAGGGCCGTCAATATCTTTGGGTTGAAACATATCAATGAAGCAGCAAAAAGCAAAGGCATTTCGTACCATTTATTTTTAATTATCAGCCAACCTTGCAAAAGGCTTGCAAAGGATAACCCACCGATAACAGCCATAGAAAATATCAATAGTGCAAAACTCCATGAGTTTATCCCGTGTAGTATAAGATCTGGATTGAAGATAAACATGAAAGGTATGATAAAGGTCCTCATGTGATAGATAAACCCTTGTATACCAGTTTCGATGGGGTTTGAACCTGCTAGAGCCGCAGCAGCGTAGGAACCCAGTCCAACAGGAGGTGTATCATCAGCAAGCATACCAAAATAAAAACAGAATAGATGAGCAGCCATTATTGGGACCACGTAACCGTAATTACCTCCCAATTCTACTATTACAGGGGCAATCAATGATGCCATAACAATATATGTTGCAGTAGTGGGTAGCCCCATACCTAATATC includes:
- a CDS encoding MBL fold metallo-hydrolase, which produces MLEIDVISSGSSGNCYLITNDNYGVFIDIGVNKRDLVRVKDKLVDKKIYLFITHEHHDHIKGLRYYQALFNSDIFCCLDVAKHLSDAGYDIGNVKLIDEGVMYEFPGWLTYPFPLSHDSIASFGYSFFIDNYKISFVTDTGIVTKDILSAIDKSDILFLESNYEDDLLIKGSYPLHLKKRILSNKGHLSNRDALKVVHELYHSKLQRVYFAHISEENNSYDIMARYCKYCEKLFGIEFGYLRQKTHYNIRVV